One segment of Streptomyces sp. NA02950 DNA contains the following:
- a CDS encoding thiamine pyrophosphate-binding protein, whose product MSRVSATPGNHPTTAHALLRRLRDHGVQTVFGVVGREAASILFDEVEGIDFVLTRHEFTAGVVADVLARISGRPQACWATLGPGMTNLSTGVATSILDRSPVIALAAQSESYDIFPNDTHQCLDSVAVMRPMTKYAAELQRPDDITDLVDSAVAAATTEPVGPSFLSLPVDLLVGEIDTTQDRPTVRAPRKPVGAVQDGWQTAAQQSADLLAAAEHPVLVVGAAAIRSGAVPAIRALAERLNIPVITTYIAKGVLPAGHRLNYGAVTGYMDGILSFPALETLFGPADLILTLGYDYAEDLRPSMWQRGGAKQAVRVSPTVNPIPRVYRPDVDVVTDVLAFVEHLDAHTAEVVPKTPHDIAPLRKRIVEFLSDSERYTDGMRVHQVIDCMNTVMTETAEPGEGTIVSDIGFFRHYGVLFAHADQPFGFLTSAGCSSFGYGIPAAMGAQLARPGQPTFLIAGDGGFHSNSSDLETIARLNLPIVTVVVNNDTNGLIELYQNIGHHRSHDLAVKFTGVDFTDLARANGVEAVRAATRQELLAALRKGAGLGRPFLIEVPVNYDFQAGGFAALSI is encoded by the coding sequence ATGTCACGTGTGTCCGCCACCCCCGGCAACCACCCGACGACCGCGCACGCCCTGCTTCGGCGGCTGCGGGACCACGGGGTGCAGACCGTGTTCGGGGTGGTCGGCCGGGAGGCCGCGTCCATCCTCTTCGACGAGGTGGAGGGGATCGACTTCGTGCTGACCCGCCACGAGTTCACCGCCGGGGTCGTCGCCGACGTGCTGGCCAGGATCAGCGGCCGGCCGCAGGCGTGCTGGGCCACGCTGGGCCCCGGCATGACGAACCTGTCCACCGGTGTCGCCACCTCGATCCTGGACCGCTCGCCGGTCATCGCGCTCGCCGCCCAGTCCGAGTCGTACGACATCTTCCCCAACGACACCCACCAGTGCCTGGACTCGGTCGCCGTGATGCGTCCGATGACCAAGTACGCGGCGGAGTTGCAGCGCCCCGACGACATCACCGACCTCGTGGACTCCGCGGTCGCGGCCGCAACGACCGAGCCGGTCGGCCCCAGCTTCCTCTCGCTCCCGGTCGATCTGCTCGTCGGAGAGATCGACACCACCCAGGACCGCCCGACCGTGCGCGCCCCCAGAAAGCCGGTCGGCGCGGTCCAGGACGGCTGGCAGACCGCGGCGCAGCAGTCCGCCGATCTGCTCGCGGCGGCCGAGCACCCGGTGCTGGTGGTCGGCGCCGCGGCCATCCGGTCCGGTGCGGTACCGGCCATCCGCGCGCTGGCCGAGCGCCTGAACATCCCGGTGATCACCACCTATATCGCCAAGGGGGTGCTGCCGGCCGGCCACCGGCTCAACTACGGTGCGGTCACCGGCTACATGGACGGCATCCTCTCCTTCCCCGCGCTGGAGACCCTCTTCGGCCCCGCGGACCTGATTCTCACCCTCGGCTACGACTATGCCGAGGATCTGCGACCGTCGATGTGGCAGCGCGGCGGTGCGAAGCAGGCCGTCCGGGTCTCGCCGACGGTCAACCCCATTCCGCGGGTCTACCGGCCCGACGTGGACGTGGTCACCGACGTGCTCGCCTTTGTGGAGCACCTGGACGCCCACACGGCCGAGGTGGTGCCGAAGACCCCGCACGACATCGCACCGCTGCGCAAGCGGATCGTCGAGTTCCTTTCCGACTCCGAGCGCTACACCGACGGGATGCGGGTCCACCAGGTGATCGACTGCATGAACACGGTGATGACCGAGACCGCCGAGCCGGGCGAGGGCACCATCGTCTCCGACATCGGCTTCTTCCGGCACTACGGGGTGCTCTTCGCCCACGCCGACCAGCCGTTCGGCTTCCTCACCTCGGCCGGCTGCTCCAGCTTCGGCTACGGCATCCCCGCCGCGATGGGCGCCCAGCTGGCCCGCCCCGGGCAGCCCACCTTCCTCATCGCAGGCGACGGCGGCTTCCACTCGAACAGCTCGGACCTGGAGACCATCGCCCGGCTCAACCTGCCCATCGTTACGGTGGTGGTCAACAACGACACCAACGGGCTGATCGAGCTGTACCAGAACATCGGCCACCACCGCTCCCATGACCTGGCGGTGAAGTTCACCGGCGTCGACTTCACCGACCTCGCCCGAGCCAACGGGGTGGAGGCGGTGCGGGCGGCCACCCGCCAAGAACTGCTCGCCGCGCTGCGCAAGGGTGCCGGTCTCGGGCGACCGTTCCTCATCGAGGTCCCGGTGAACTACGACTTCCAGGCCGGCGGCTTCGCGGCCCTGAGCATCTGA
- a CDS encoding flavin reductase family protein, translated as MSRSVQGSSVQCGQESVAAGRLRWVAGHYPTGVVLVTGPRPAPEQPPPAMVVGTFTSVSLHPALVGFLPSQSSTTWPRIRAAGRFCVNVLGADQEQVCRSFATIDPHRWEVPHQETATGSPVLLDALVWFDCEVAGEVAAGDHWFVTGAVHDLGVQRPGPPLVFLRGDYGHFAEGSDAARSGQPARPV; from the coding sequence ATGTCCCGTTCCGTGCAGGGCAGTTCCGTGCAGTGCGGCCAGGAGTCCGTGGCTGCCGGGCGGTTGCGCTGGGTGGCCGGCCATTACCCCACCGGGGTGGTCCTCGTCACCGGGCCGCGTCCGGCACCGGAGCAGCCCCCACCCGCGATGGTGGTGGGCACCTTCACCTCGGTGTCGCTGCACCCTGCGCTGGTGGGCTTCCTTCCCTCGCAGTCCTCGACCACCTGGCCGCGAATCCGGGCGGCCGGCCGTTTCTGCGTCAATGTGCTGGGAGCGGACCAGGAGCAGGTCTGCCGCAGCTTCGCCACCATAGATCCCCACCGCTGGGAGGTGCCCCATCAGGAGACCGCCACTGGCTCCCCCGTCCTGCTCGACGCGCTCGTCTGGTTCGACTGCGAAGTGGCGGGCGAGGTGGCGGCGGGCGACCACTGGTTCGTCACCGGCGCGGTCCACGACCTCGGGGTCCAGCGGCCCGGTCCACCCCTGGTGTTTCTGCGCGGTGACTACGGGCACTTCGCTGAGGGGAGCGACGCTGCCCGGTCCGGACAACCCGCCCGGCCGGTCTGA
- the argJ gene encoding bifunctional glutamate N-acetyltransferase/amino-acid acetyltransferase ArgJ: MTDSETYEPRGFSVHTAPVGLRDDGRDDFTVLLSTAPATVSAVFTRSRFAGPSVRLSRAAAADHRARGVVVLARNANVATGAEGERNAREVRALVARASGLSDEELLIASTGVIGHQYPMPALRDHLKTLAVPFPEGGFDRAARAIMTTDTRPKHAFRRIGNATLVGIAKGVGMMEPDMATLLTFFATDARLDPAEQDRVFRRVMDRTFNAVSIDTDTSTSDSAALFANGLAGEVDPVAFEEALYEVALTLVKGIARDGEGAGKLIEVRVHGARDDAQAKRVGKAVVNSPLVKTAVHGGDPNWGRVAMAIGKCSGDTDIEQEKVVIRFGEVAVYPPARQGARSEEGVRAAVATELAGSEVVIGIDLGIADGAFTVYGCDLTEGYVRLNADYST, from the coding sequence ATGACGGACAGCGAAACCTACGAACCGCGGGGGTTCTCGGTGCACACCGCGCCGGTGGGCCTCCGGGACGACGGACGGGACGACTTCACCGTCCTGCTCTCCACCGCACCGGCCACGGTGAGCGCGGTCTTCACCCGCTCCCGTTTCGCGGGGCCCAGCGTGCGGCTCAGCCGTGCCGCCGCCGCCGACCACCGTGCCCGAGGTGTGGTGGTGCTCGCCCGCAACGCCAACGTCGCCACCGGTGCCGAGGGCGAGCGCAACGCCCGCGAGGTGCGCGCCTTGGTGGCCCGGGCGTCCGGGCTATCGGACGAGGAGCTGCTGATCGCCTCCACCGGCGTCATCGGCCACCAGTACCCGATGCCGGCCCTCCGCGACCACCTGAAGACGCTGGCCGTACCGTTTCCCGAGGGTGGTTTCGACCGGGCAGCCCGGGCCATCATGACCACTGACACCCGGCCCAAGCATGCTTTCCGGCGGATCGGCAACGCCACCTTGGTCGGGATCGCCAAGGGGGTCGGGATGATGGAGCCCGACATGGCCACGCTGCTCACCTTCTTCGCTACCGACGCCCGGCTGGACCCGGCGGAACAGGACCGCGTATTCCGCCGGGTGATGGACCGTACGTTCAACGCCGTCAGCATCGACACCGACACGTCCACCAGCGACAGCGCGGCGCTGTTCGCCAACGGCCTGGCGGGCGAGGTGGACCCGGTTGCCTTCGAGGAGGCCCTGTACGAGGTGGCGCTGACGCTGGTGAAGGGCATCGCCCGGGACGGCGAGGGCGCGGGCAAGCTGATCGAGGTCCGGGTCCACGGGGCGCGGGACGACGCGCAGGCCAAACGGGTCGGCAAGGCCGTAGTCAACTCCCCGCTGGTGAAGACCGCGGTGCACGGCGGCGACCCCAACTGGGGCCGGGTCGCCATGGCGATCGGCAAGTGCTCCGGCGACACCGACATCGAGCAGGAGAAGGTGGTCATCCGCTTCGGCGAGGTAGCCGTCTACCCACCTGCCCGGCAGGGTGCGCGGAGCGAGGAGGGGGTGCGGGCCGCCGTCGCCACCGAACTGGCCGGCAGCGAGGTGGTCATCGGCATCGACCTCGGCATCGCGGACGGTGCGTTCACCGTGTACGGCTGCGACCTGACCGAGGGCTACGTGCGGCTCAACGCGGACTACTCGACCTGA
- a CDS encoding asparagine synthase-related protein translates to MARTLPSATGFLAAVQQDGGQVPQPAFASLGSRTEEREERHGHTLHTRLLHAGAPEAARACGPGAAVVFAGELYNQAELRSLLPRGTDPAGDAQLVLALFDTYDLHAFRLLNGRFAALVHGEGRIVLATDHVGSVPLYLTAALGRVLAATEAKALRTAPMGLPLPAARPIRRLPGVHQVPAGTVLEVVLGTGTCTAHRTWAPPHSRRITAEDEAVAAVRRALEHAVRVRLGPEAPLVVLSGGIDSASVAALADRAAGPIDTISMGTDDADEFSQARIVTEHLGTTHRELIIPTADLLRRLPHTVWAAESLDPDIIEYLLPLTALYLRLDGTGRRILTGYGADIPLGGMHREDRLPALDTALAHDMETFDGLNEMSPVLSGIGGHWSTHPYWDRDVLDLLVSLEAGMKHRYGQDKWVLRAAMGDVLPQETVLRPKLGVHEGSGTTSSFSRLLTDAGVPDGRVHHAKRLVVQELFDQVVVAGRHPDEVATDDAVQLVVDRLERHAQPIP, encoded by the coding sequence ATGGCCCGGACGCTGCCTTCCGCCACCGGCTTCCTGGCCGCAGTCCAGCAGGACGGTGGCCAGGTCCCGCAGCCGGCCTTCGCTTCGCTCGGCTCCCGCACCGAGGAACGCGAGGAACGGCACGGCCACACGCTGCACACCAGGTTGCTGCATGCCGGGGCGCCGGAAGCCGCCCGGGCATGCGGACCGGGGGCAGCGGTGGTGTTCGCCGGAGAGCTTTACAACCAGGCCGAACTGCGGTCGCTGCTGCCGCGCGGCACCGACCCCGCCGGTGACGCCCAGCTCGTCCTCGCGCTCTTCGACACCTATGACCTGCACGCGTTCCGGCTGCTCAACGGGCGCTTCGCAGCGCTGGTGCACGGCGAGGGGCGGATCGTACTCGCCACCGACCACGTGGGCTCGGTGCCGCTGTACCTGACGGCCGCGCTGGGCCGGGTGCTGGCCGCCACCGAGGCCAAGGCCCTGCGCACCGCCCCCATGGGGCTGCCGCTGCCTGCCGCCCGACCGATCCGCCGGCTTCCCGGGGTCCACCAGGTTCCGGCCGGAACGGTGCTGGAAGTAGTACTCGGCACGGGAACGTGCACCGCCCACCGGACCTGGGCGCCGCCGCACTCCCGCCGGATCACGGCGGAGGACGAGGCGGTGGCGGCCGTCCGCCGGGCCCTGGAGCATGCGGTGCGGGTGCGTCTGGGCCCAGAGGCACCTCTGGTGGTGCTCTCCGGCGGCATCGACTCCGCCAGCGTCGCGGCGCTGGCGGACCGGGCGGCCGGCCCGATCGACACCATCTCGATGGGCACGGACGACGCCGATGAGTTCTCCCAGGCGCGGATCGTCACCGAACACCTCGGCACCACGCACCGGGAACTCATCATCCCCACCGCCGACCTGCTGCGCCGCCTCCCGCACACGGTCTGGGCGGCGGAGTCCCTGGACCCCGACATCATCGAGTACCTGCTCCCGCTGACGGCCCTGTACCTGCGCCTGGACGGCACTGGGCGGCGCATCCTCACCGGCTACGGCGCCGACATCCCCCTGGGCGGTATGCACCGCGAGGACCGGCTGCCCGCCCTGGACACCGCCCTCGCCCACGACATGGAGACCTTCGACGGCCTCAACGAGATGTCTCCGGTGCTCTCCGGCATTGGCGGCCACTGGTCCACCCACCCTTACTGGGACCGCGATGTGCTGGACCTGCTGGTCTCCCTGGAGGCAGGGATGAAGCACCGCTACGGGCAGGACAAGTGGGTGCTGCGGGCCGCCATGGGCGATGTGCTGCCGCAGGAGACCGTGCTCCGCCCCAAGCTCGGGGTGCACGAGGGCTCCGGCACCACCTCGTCGTTCAGCCGGCTGCTCACCGACGCCGGGGTCCCCGACGGGCGGGTGCACCACGCCAAGCGCCTGGTCGTCCAGGAGTTGTTCGACCAGGTGGTGGTGGCCGGGCGGCACCCCGACGAAGTGGCCACCGATGATGCGGTGCAGCTGGTCGTCGACCGGTTGGAGCGCCATGCACAGCCCATCCCGTGA
- a CDS encoding nuclear transport factor 2 family protein, translating to MAPAVMTDEQRKAVITAYLKAFDNGGIGRHGSSVLDFFAEDADFFFPKWGLAHGTSEIARMFSGLGSTVTSVTHHFWSFNWITTGTDLLAVEGTTHGEHRDGPWRVGVPEWGAGRWCGVFEVRDFLIQRAFIYLDPDYAGKDVARYPWL from the coding sequence ATGGCACCCGCTGTCATGACGGACGAGCAGCGCAAGGCCGTCATCACCGCATATCTCAAGGCTTTCGACAACGGTGGGATCGGCAGGCATGGGAGTTCCGTGCTCGACTTCTTCGCCGAGGACGCCGACTTCTTCTTCCCGAAATGGGGACTGGCCCACGGCACGTCCGAGATCGCCCGGATGTTCAGCGGTCTCGGGAGCACAGTCACATCGGTCACGCACCACTTCTGGTCCTTCAACTGGATCACCACCGGGACCGATCTGCTCGCCGTCGAGGGAACCACGCACGGCGAGCACCGCGACGGTCCCTGGCGGGTGGGTGTGCCCGAGTGGGGCGCCGGGCGCTGGTGCGGCGTCTTCGAGGTACGGGACTTCCTCATCCAGCGGGCGTTCATCTACCTGGACCCCGACTACGCGGGCAAGGACGTTGCCCGCTACCCGTGGTTGTGA
- the cs1 gene encoding clavaminate synthase Cs1, with product MTVVDCTARAGELRALTARLPQPPRADLYAFLDSAQNAAAALPDALATAVDTFNAEGCRDGYLLLRGLPVEDDSALPPTPTSTPAPVDRPLLTMEAMLGIVGRRLGLHTGYQELRSATVYHDVYPSPNAHHLSSETSETLLEFHTEMAYHLRQPNYVMLACSRADHENKAATLVASVRKALPLLSTEVRERLHERKMPCCVDVAFRGGVADPGAIAQVKPLYGDPKDPYLGYDRELLSPCDPKDVAAVAMLSKALDEVTEAVYLTPGDVLIVDNFRTTHARTPFTPRWDGRDRWLHRVYIRTDRNGQLSGGERAGDVVAFTPRG from the coding sequence GTGACAGTTGTGGACTGCACCGCACGCGCCGGTGAGCTGCGCGCACTCACCGCGCGGCTGCCGCAGCCCCCCCGCGCGGACCTGTACGCCTTCCTGGACTCCGCGCAGAACGCGGCCGCCGCGCTCCCCGACGCCCTGGCAACCGCAGTGGACACCTTCAACGCCGAGGGCTGCCGGGACGGCTACCTGCTGCTGCGCGGTCTCCCGGTGGAGGACGACTCGGCCCTGCCGCCCACGCCGACCAGCACCCCGGCTCCCGTGGACCGTCCTCTGCTGACCATGGAGGCCATGCTCGGCATAGTCGGCCGCCGCCTGGGCCTGCACACCGGCTACCAGGAGCTGCGCTCGGCCACCGTCTACCACGACGTGTACCCCTCCCCGAACGCCCACCACCTGTCCTCCGAGACCTCGGAGACGCTGCTGGAGTTCCACACGGAGATGGCCTACCACCTTCGCCAGCCCAACTACGTGATGCTGGCCTGTTCCCGGGCTGATCACGAGAACAAGGCAGCCACCCTGGTCGCCTCGGTCCGCAAGGCCCTGCCGCTGCTCTCCACCGAGGTACGCGAGCGACTCCACGAACGGAAGATGCCGTGTTGCGTGGACGTGGCCTTCCGCGGAGGCGTAGCGGACCCGGGGGCTATCGCCCAAGTCAAGCCGCTGTACGGAGACCCCAAGGATCCGTACCTCGGGTACGACCGCGAGCTGCTCAGCCCCTGCGACCCCAAGGACGTGGCGGCGGTCGCCATGCTGTCGAAGGCGCTCGACGAGGTCACCGAGGCGGTGTACCTGACGCCCGGTGACGTGCTGATCGTCGACAACTTCCGCACCACGCACGCCCGCACCCCGTTCACCCCCCGCTGGGACGGCCGGGACCGATGGCTGCACCGCGTCTACATCCGCACCGACCGCAACGGGCAGCTCTCCGGAGGGGAGCGCGCGGGCGACGTGGTGGCCTTCACCCCGCGCGGCTGA
- a CDS encoding alpha/beta fold hydrolase translates to MDHRVFDLDALPLLSGELLTDARIGYAVHGTLDADGANAVLCPSFFGGDHTGYDWLIGKGRPLDTSRYCVITVGLFGNGVSSSPSNHPSGADFPLITPQDNVAAQHRLLTEQLGVRELALVTGWSMGAAHTYQWAVSHPRIVRRIAPICGSPVTSEHNQVFLAGLAAALASDGGAERGRRAAGRVFAGWGASHPFWAQRAYQELGFATREEYLTNFWEEFFVAGPATADLLAMVRTWESADVGATPGFGGSADAALASVTAEAVLLPGALDQCFAVADEERVAGVLPRAALKVVPGVWGHLAGAGADAADREFVGGELRRLLARWPATVRADQVE, encoded by the coding sequence GTGGACCACCGCGTTTTCGACCTCGACGCGCTGCCGCTGCTCAGCGGCGAGCTCCTCACCGACGCCAGGATCGGCTACGCCGTGCACGGGACGCTGGACGCGGACGGCGCCAACGCCGTGCTGTGCCCGTCGTTCTTCGGCGGTGACCACACCGGCTACGACTGGCTGATCGGCAAGGGCCGACCGCTGGACACCAGCCGGTACTGCGTCATCACCGTGGGGCTGTTCGGCAACGGGGTCTCCAGCTCGCCCAGCAACCATCCTTCGGGGGCGGACTTCCCGCTGATCACCCCGCAGGACAACGTCGCCGCGCAGCACCGGCTGCTGACCGAGCAGTTGGGCGTCCGGGAGCTGGCCCTGGTCACCGGCTGGTCGATGGGCGCAGCACACACCTACCAGTGGGCGGTGTCCCACCCGCGGATAGTCCGCCGGATCGCGCCGATCTGCGGCTCCCCGGTGACCAGCGAGCACAACCAGGTCTTCCTGGCCGGTCTGGCCGCCGCGCTGGCCTCCGACGGCGGCGCGGAGCGGGGACGACGGGCCGCCGGGCGGGTCTTCGCCGGATGGGGGGCCTCGCACCCCTTCTGGGCCCAACGGGCGTACCAGGAGCTGGGGTTCGCCACCAGGGAGGAGTACCTCACCAACTTCTGGGAGGAGTTCTTCGTGGCCGGCCCGGCCACCGCGGACCTGCTGGCCATGGTGCGCACCTGGGAGAGCGCCGATGTGGGCGCGACCCCCGGGTTCGGCGGCAGCGCGGACGCCGCACTGGCCTCGGTCACGGCCGAGGCGGTGCTGCTGCCCGGCGCCTTGGACCAGTGCTTCGCCGTCGCGGACGAGGAGCGGGTCGCGGGTGTGCTCCCCCGCGCTGCGCTGAAGGTGGTCCCGGGCGTGTGGGGGCACCTCGCGGGAGCCGGCGCGGACGCCGCCGACCGGGAGTTCGTCGGTGGCGAACTGCGTCGGCTCCTGGCCCGCTGGCCTGCGACGGTGCGGGCCGATCAGGTCGAGTAG
- a CDS encoding aldo/keto reductase — translation MPASMRPPVRALRDLHVSAQGLGCLPTTDFYGRAEPDRSLATIRAALDAGVTLLDTADVQGLGAGEKLLGQAVAGRRDEVVIATKFGMVRSADGGFQGLCGKPSYVRGACERSLLRLGVDHIDLYYQHWIDPAVPVEETAGAVAELVREGKVRYFGLSEPSAGTLRRADAVHPVTAVQSEWSLWSRDIEAEVAPASRALGIGIVAYAPLGRGFLTGGIHTIDDLAAEDFRRSQPRFSAVGLAHNQSLLDRLRPVADGLGLTLAQLALAWLHHRGPDVVPIPGTSDPGHLTENLAAASVQLDQAARAAVAEAIAVPVHGERYAPAMLAMTGN, via the coding sequence ATGCCCGCGTCCATGCGTCCCCCGGTCCGCGCACTGCGCGATCTGCACGTCAGTGCCCAAGGGCTGGGCTGCCTGCCGACCACGGACTTCTACGGCCGTGCGGAGCCGGACCGGTCGCTCGCCACGATCCGCGCCGCACTGGACGCCGGGGTCACCTTGCTGGACACCGCCGATGTCCAGGGCCTGGGCGCGGGCGAGAAACTGCTCGGCCAGGCCGTAGCGGGACGCCGCGACGAGGTCGTGATCGCCACCAAGTTCGGCATGGTGCGCTCCGCCGACGGCGGGTTCCAGGGGCTGTGCGGCAAGCCGTCCTATGTGCGCGGGGCCTGTGAACGCTCACTGCTCCGCCTTGGCGTGGACCACATCGACCTGTACTACCAACACTGGATCGACCCGGCGGTCCCGGTGGAGGAGACTGCGGGCGCGGTGGCGGAGCTGGTGCGCGAGGGCAAGGTCCGGTACTTCGGGCTGTCCGAGCCCTCCGCGGGCACGCTGCGCCGGGCTGACGCGGTGCACCCGGTCACCGCGGTGCAGAGCGAGTGGAGCCTGTGGTCGCGGGACATCGAGGCCGAGGTGGCGCCTGCCAGCCGCGCGCTGGGCATCGGCATCGTGGCGTACGCCCCGCTGGGCCGCGGCTTCCTGACCGGAGGCATCCACACCATCGACGACCTGGCTGCCGAGGACTTCCGCCGCAGTCAGCCGAGGTTCAGCGCCGTCGGCCTGGCACACAATCAGTCGCTGCTGGACCGGCTGCGCCCGGTCGCCGACGGCCTCGGCCTGACGCTGGCCCAGCTCGCCCTGGCTTGGCTCCACCACCGCGGCCCGGACGTCGTCCCCATCCCGGGCACCAGCGACCCGGGCCACCTGACCGAGAACCTTGCCGCGGCCTCGGTGCAGCTGGACCAGGCCGCCCGGGCGGCGGTGGCGGAGGCGATCGCCGTCCCGGTCCACGGGGAGCGTTATGCGCCCGCGATGCTCGCCATGACCGGCAACTGA
- the speB gene encoding agmatinase — protein sequence MERIDITVSPRYAQIPTFMRLPHDPAPRGRDVVVIGAPYDGGTSYRPGARFGPRAIRNESGLIHGVGIDRGPGTFALISCVDAGDIDLTPFNMHIAMDTAQRRLGELLVDNAAFLMLGGDHSLTLAALRAVSAKHGRLAVLHLDAHSDTNPAFYGGEYHHGTPFRHAIEEKLIDPQRMVQIGIRGHNPEPDALDYARGHGVRIITADDFADLGKDATTRLVRDIVGDTPLYVSVDIDVVDPAFAPGTGTPAPGGPASREVLALLRGVGDLQPVGFDVMEVSPLYDHGGITSVLATEIGAELLYQYARAHNQEHT from the coding sequence GTGGAACGTATCGACATCACCGTCTCCCCCCGCTACGCGCAGATCCCCACCTTCATGCGGCTGCCGCACGATCCCGCCCCGCGCGGGCGGGACGTCGTGGTCATCGGCGCCCCGTACGACGGCGGCACCAGCTACCGGCCGGGGGCGCGCTTCGGACCCCGCGCCATCCGCAACGAGTCCGGGCTGATCCACGGCGTGGGCATCGACCGCGGACCGGGCACCTTCGCCCTGATCAGCTGCGTCGACGCCGGCGACATCGACCTGACCCCGTTCAACATGCACATCGCGATGGACACCGCTCAGCGACGGCTGGGCGAACTGCTGGTCGACAACGCGGCGTTCCTTATGCTCGGTGGCGACCACTCGCTGACCCTCGCCGCGTTGCGAGCCGTCTCCGCGAAGCACGGGCGTCTGGCCGTACTCCATCTCGATGCGCACAGTGACACCAACCCCGCCTTCTACGGCGGTGAATACCACCATGGCACGCCTTTCCGTCACGCCATCGAGGAGAAGCTGATCGATCCGCAGCGGATGGTGCAGATCGGCATCCGGGGGCATAACCCGGAGCCCGATGCGCTCGACTACGCCCGCGGGCATGGCGTGCGCATCATCACCGCCGACGACTTCGCCGACCTCGGCAAAGACGCCACCACCCGACTGGTCCGGGACATCGTCGGCGACACCCCGCTTTACGTGTCGGTGGACATCGACGTCGTGGACCCGGCCTTTGCCCCCGGCACCGGGACCCCGGCCCCCGGCGGCCCCGCCTCCCGGGAGGTCCTGGCCCTGCTGCGCGGCGTCGGGGACCTCCAGCCGGTCGGATTCGACGTCATGGAAGTGTCGCCGCTCTACGACCACGGCGGCATCACCTCGGTCCTGGCCACCGAGATCGGCGCGGAACTCCTTTACCAGTACGCCCGCGCCCACAACCAAGAGCACACCTAG
- a CDS encoding LLM class flavin-dependent oxidoreductase, giving the protein MKSILFYLPTVGSHAQILRGMSGVNPQNYQNMLRQLTRQAQAADELGYWGLSFTEHHFHVEGFEVSNNPIMLGLYLAMQTQHIRVGQMANVLPFHNPLRLAEDLAMLDHMTRGRAFVGIARGFQKRWAEVMGQTYGVGGTLSDAGENDRRNRALFEEHWEIVKKAWTTETFSHSGARWTIPVKDLEFPYEAVRRYGRGLDDNGTVQEVGIAPKPYQRPHPPVFQPFSFSEDTFRFCAREGVVPIVMNTDDRVVRRLMDLYQEEAEAAGHGTLRRGERVGVMKDVLVSRDADEAHHWAARGGGFIFENWFGPMGFTEALRNVGESGPIGSDYGTLVDRGLEWVGTPDDINRKIEKLVEQHDPEYLLQCQYSGLIPHDVQMRSLELWSTEIAPNWL; this is encoded by the coding sequence GTGAAGTCCATCCTCTTCTATCTGCCCACGGTCGGCAGCCATGCCCAGATCCTGCGCGGCATGTCGGGCGTCAACCCGCAGAACTACCAGAACATGCTCCGGCAGCTCACCCGTCAGGCGCAGGCGGCCGACGAACTAGGCTACTGGGGTCTGTCCTTCACCGAGCACCACTTCCACGTCGAGGGCTTCGAGGTCTCCAACAATCCGATCATGCTGGGTCTGTATCTGGCCATGCAGACCCAGCACATCCGAGTCGGTCAGATGGCCAACGTCCTGCCCTTCCACAATCCGCTGCGGCTCGCCGAGGACCTGGCGATGCTCGACCACATGACCCGCGGCCGCGCCTTCGTCGGCATCGCGCGGGGTTTCCAGAAGCGCTGGGCCGAGGTCATGGGCCAGACGTACGGCGTGGGCGGCACGCTCTCCGACGCCGGTGAGAACGACCGACGCAATCGCGCGCTCTTCGAGGAGCACTGGGAGATCGTCAAGAAGGCGTGGACGACCGAGACCTTCTCGCACTCCGGCGCCCGGTGGACGATCCCGGTGAAGGACCTGGAGTTCCCCTATGAGGCGGTGCGCCGGTACGGCCGCGGGCTGGACGACAACGGCACGGTCCAGGAGGTGGGCATCGCCCCCAAGCCGTACCAGCGGCCGCACCCTCCGGTGTTTCAGCCGTTCAGCTTCAGCGAGGACACCTTCCGGTTTTGTGCCCGGGAGGGCGTGGTGCCGATCGTGATGAACACCGACGACCGAGTCGTCCGCCGCCTGATGGACCTCTACCAGGAGGAGGCCGAGGCGGCCGGGCACGGCACGCTGCGGCGCGGCGAGCGGGTGGGTGTGATGAAGGATGTCTTGGTGTCCCGGGACGCCGATGAGGCCCACCACTGGGCGGCCCGCGGCGGCGGTTTCATCTTCGAGAACTGGTTCGGCCCCATGGGCTTCACCGAGGCGCTGCGGAACGTCGGGGAATCCGGGCCGATCGGTTCGGACTACGGGACGCTGGTCGACCGGGGCCTGGAGTGGGTCGGCACCCCGGACGACATCAACCGCAAGATCGAGAAGCTGGTGGAGCAGCACGACCCGGAGTACCTGCTGCAGTGCCAGTACTCCGGGCTGATCCCGCACGACGTGCAGATGCGCAGCCTGGAGCTGTGGTCCACCGAGATCGCCCCCAACTGGCTCTGA